The DNA window aaacataaaaataatggaatttaaacatataaaattattaatcttttaatatataaacttttttttcattaaatttatttttttggatgTTTACCTTATCCAAAATTTTCACGTTTGTTTGCATTTGGTACTATTTTGGATAGTTGGGAATGCGGAATCATGATATTGGGTTTATTATTTCACAaatttctaattcaattttattgttgattatgattaaatattataatattaaaatggaTGAATGGTTTAATACAGGTCGtaaatttattgtttatttttaaagtatGGTGGTGAAAGTTGAAGATATATTAGATGATGTGTCTATTAAGTATTCAACATAAGTAGTATTctaaagtaatttttaatttcatgtctatttACGTGATATATAATGTTTTTAGtgatcaaatttttttaaaaaatattatagattaaaacttcataattatttattctataaaaataaaattatgaaaacaaATAATATTTTCGTTGGATCcagaaaagaaaatggaggagAATGATGTCATATCACATGGTAGAGAAGAGGGGAGGAAAAGGGCAAAAAGGGGAAAGCATGGAAGCTAAGAGAAATTATGATTGGTGAGGAGTGTGGGTTGGTTGGTTGGTACTTGGTAGCACCGACGATGCCTTCATTGGATGGGCCGCCTGCCATTTCACCCGCCTAGATAAATGTCCCCCCAACCTCTCTCttattccatttccatttttcttCTCTAAACTGCACCCTTACTCATTGTAAGATTtcgtttaaaaatatataattcggttattaatatttttgaaataattttttatcttaaCTGATTCCCTGTGACACATTTTTAATCCATATAATAATAATTCTCATCTTCTATACTTTATATTTTTTCAACTTgattctatataaaaatatataaaaaaatttagattcttttaaatttaaaaaaattctaaaaatacagaaaattcataaaaaaattcaaacatagaTAAAGTGAGAGGAAACTAGGGGAATTTGGTTTTTgattataagaaaagaaaaaggaaaggatttAGAATATAATTTGGCTTTATGATTCAAGTAtcgaaaaataatttatatgaattgaaattttgaattatgtttgaaaaaaaaaattgtggtatattttgtatatttgtgGTTTAAAAAATGACATCAGATCCAATCTCACAAGTTTTTGTAagattaattatggaaaaaagtCATTTAATAGCATGAAATTCAACTTGATGATATTATTAGTTTGATTTTGTTCTATTATTAATCTGTTATTGGATTTTATTGACTGATtagtttcatttttatatctcaatATTGAACAATTTTAAGCTTTATTGCAacagaatatttaattttcttgtatgaacattagtttttaatcaaatttaagaaTGTATATTATGTTAAAAGATTGAATTTGATTTGTTTTTACCCGTTTTCATGATTTTATGGCAATGCTAAAGATTTCTTGTTGCAACTAACTTGGCAATAACTTTAATTTTTGTatagaattttctatttttttttctatataattgtgagttgtttaatatttttatatggaaCTAGAAAGTATAATAATTGAGGACAAAAATTGTTATTGCACCAATTAAAAAAGAGCCATCGTTGGTCACTTGGatgactaaaaaaataatttcaaaaatattagtaatcaaattataacttttttagttaaaaaatcaAAACGAAcacttatttataattaagtgaGTAATAATATAGTTTACTCTTTTTTTCATATTCTCTTTCTATGTATACAGCGGTGAAGCCAGAACAATTTTTTTTGGGGccgaataaaattttagtttttttatagtctattattattaaactaaattattattattaaagagaCTTTTAGACAATTTTACGATTTAATCAAGGAGTCTATGGTCCTTTATATCCACTTGACTACTTAGCTtctaatctatatatatatatatatatgtttattagCTTCTAATGTTTTacgtatttaatatataatatttattatttaaaaatattttatttttaattgtagtagttaacataaaataatatttattatttgaattattgaatataattaaaatatattaacttataaattcaaatattataatagaaattttttaaataataaataaagcattttaacatattcaacatattaatataaaatttaaatttattattatattttttaaaaattttaattttaatattattaatttaatttaatattaatattaatgtaaaattcaaatatattattatatatatatttgaaaatatttatgtatttttatatttttatttatttttttaaaaattaggatcaaattgtgaccatttgtaaattttgatggttaattttttaaaattatgactaaattgatataatatatacaagtttaaggctaaatttattattataccgatTTTTTAACTACCATGTTACCCTCCAATTAGTACAATTAACAGAAAACATACTATTtactaacaaataaataaaaaaaattatttgagaatCGAATACAAAATCaataagtttatataaaaaatccTTACCACTCTACTAATAATCATATCTATTTTGTGAGTTTAGTAGACTCAAAATACCCTCCACCTAATCGCATaatgaattatttttttgaatgGAAACATCAAAGTTTTCATTAGAGATTGACAGTATCAGACAAAATAGCTTGGTGGATACAAGTAGGATAGTCGTCAATCCAATACAAATCGTTGTCAAGAGTACTGCTAAATTTTGCAAGCTGATGGGCAGCCTTGTTGCCTTCCCGTCGCATATGGTTGATACGAAATTCAGCAAACTATTGCAGCAAGAATTTGGCCTTGTCAAGAATTGGTCTAATCTCAGAGAAGTGTTCTTTACTATTCAATCCTTTCATAATCACTCTTGCATCACCTCCAATAATAACATAGGATAATCCCATGTTAATAGCTGTTTCAATGGCTTTAACAGCTGCAATAGCTTTCACAGTAGTAGCAGCGTTTGCCGCAATTGGCAATCGACCACAATTCCTTCAAAGTCTCTTAACACAACTCCCTCCCCTCCATTGTTGTTTGATGCCTTAAAACTAGCATCAAAGTTGACCTTAATAAAATTGGAGGTTTGACTTCTCCATTGGCAGCAAGGTGAAGAACCATAACTTCTTTTGCTTCTCACATTTGCTTCAGTGAAATCCTTGTAGCAATTATTATTACTTTCAACAATTCTCACATCGGTATCATTGGAAATGCGAAAAATGAAGCATTTCTCCAGTTTCATAatgtccaaaaaaaaaaaaaaggaacctGTCAAAATAATCTTCAATTCACGAGCTGCAATTTCAATCCATTCCACTCCATTGTTAACGTCCCCATTGCAAATCTGATTCGAAAATCCACTTAAGGCCAATGCACTCTTTGCAATAGGACATTCACGTAGGGCATGCATAATATCTTCTGACTTATTTCTACTTCTTAAACAAGCAAAACTTGCGCCTTATATTCGTGCATTCAAAGCACAACCCGAGGGGAGAATATTATTGCACACTCTCCAACAAAAGATCTTGATTTTATTGCTCACCTTCGCTTTCCATATGCATTTTCCATGCAATTCTATGAGGTCCCAAGTCCCAACTCGTTAACCGATTGAAGCAAACATCTGTACCAACTTCAAACTGAGTAACACCCGTCAGCATTCCAATTCCAAATAAGTATATCTTCAGCATTCTGGTTCACCAACGAAATCTTGCAAATTGCCTCTGCTTCCTCTTTAGAGAACTCCCTCTTAATAAGGTTCTCCCTCCAAACCATTCGGCTTGCATCAATGAGTTCACAAACCTTAGACTCTTCGTTGAAGTTGGTACAAGGGGATAGAGCCAAGGAATTTAATTGGGTTGGAATCCAAACATCTTCTTTAACTCTTGTGGTGAGACCATTTCTAAACCACCATCTAGCACCTTTATGAAGAATAGCTTTGCTGCTCCAAATGTTTCTCCAAAGGAAAGAGGGGTTGCAACCAACACTTGCTTCCATAAAGGAACAATTCAGAAAGTATCTAGCTTTAAAGACTTTATGGCAAAGTGAGTTCTTGTTGCGAAGGAGACGCCATCCTTGTTTCACTAAAAGAGAAAGGTTGAATAAATGCAAATCCCGAAACCCCATGTCCCCTATACTCTTTGGTTGACAAACATTGTTCCATTTGAGCCAAGATATTTCTTGGAAGTGCTTGATGAGTAGCCTTTTCTCCTCAGCTGAAACATGCAAGAATTTGACCAATATTTGGTAATGTAAACCCATCTGTGAATTGGAAGTTGATTTGGAAGTgtaagtgatacgagtcacaaaagcccaaattcttgagggcaaggcccaataagaagattccaagcccaatcaagaaatccacccatacttagttgaaaatcaggccaaattgtcaaagtggcccaagttgtaaagttttatttttatttatttatttattttacttagtttaaatgtttatccaagagtcccaaataaaagacccttggccgaatttccatattaaaataattaggagttttttttttagttttagttttagtgttctaattaaattaggaaaacatttgaaaggcctatttatatggcttggccaaccaccctacattacattacaattacattgaaaatttcagatttgatttgagtgaaaattctctttgagttcttcaaggattttctcttgagttttctttagaagttgttttaacaatctttttgattgtcggagccatcttcaaccttcttcttgccattgatattccttggaggggagattagagccgtttgaagggagttgtgagatctttcgagatttcaaggcttcttaggacttatcttttaatttcttactgtcaattctttctttatttctacttgtgttgaatcattatctaatctattttctgttcttattgtgttttcagcctttttctatcttaaggaatcagcccaaaaatccctaatttctagggtttttccatgctatttttgggtgaaattagattgtcgaaatttggggaaaactatcttggtgttcaattgggcagaatcacaatctccttgagggtttcaagaaccctaacacttatttctattctcaatttgattctttgctgatttggggattttatttcagatctgaaaattaaaaaatctaatcttttaattttctgtttcgtttcagatctaattgtttagggttttcgtaggagtttcccgtgacttggcaactcgatcttggtccgcgcgcaaccccgtatcatttggtatcagattttgggcgttttgggtgttcttggttgatttctaaactgatctctattttttaaagcataaacgacagttttacccagaaaaattgtttaaaaaaaattcatttgagtgggtaaacgttgtccgattgatctgaaattttacatacatatttttggcactgtgattgaatataaaaaaattattcccgcaaaaaaatcagtcaaaaaagtcaaaaaaatcaaaaaaatacgaaattcaataaaaatttaaaaaaagatttagcgggttgaatttggtgcccaaaatttccagatcaaaaattaaatatataaggacactccagatttaatttcgtgatttttggagatcgggaacacctcgaacgaagttgtcaagttactccgcagtttttcgagttttctgttttcagcaatttttattgattcttagctgtaggttttcatttgtttccctttattcttcctttacgttatctaacaccttcttgtttcttgtgttagtaggatttaaacgtgtgcacaacttcttcctcggtgcaacacgaatcaattggtgtctcgtcagtttttagcatcctagtgcaaattaggattctttggtagtttggttcacactctctaattggttgatataaactctgataaagaactcacaagattgaattcgacctcattgagaatttgatttttttctttttgagtgattaacggtgaggtttgataacttttatttttgagtgttgagtgttttgcaggttttaaaaaaaatgtctacaggtgataatactagtgacatagttaaaaaattccaacaacagttggacgaacaggctgttgcacttcgagcgttgactgctactatcaatgaggtgcggttgaatcaagagcctcaatatcgagatcaaattaaagacgatgtggataaccagcctcctgctcataggcgcgctcctcggcgtgtccctagaactgattatgatcttcatgatcgtggacaaccctctttggcaaaaccaaagagcgagcagcaacgagaacatctctttcatactcgctgccatgtccaaggtaagctttgtagagttattattgatggtgaaagttgctcgaacgtagccagcacgacgatggtggaaaagctttgcttaaccactaccaagcatccacgaccttatcaactacaagggcttagcaacgaaagccaatttaaggtcactcaacaagtgcgcatcgccttttctatcggtaaatatcaagacgaagtcgtgtgcgacgtagtacctattcaagcctgccatttattgctaggagaaccatggcaactggatcgaaaagtcactcacgatggtcgtaccaataggtattctttcaagcatcaaggaaagaaacttaccttagtgccgctcactccggaacaagtccatgaggaccaaatcaaactgagaaattctgttaaaacaagtgaggaaaaagaaaaagagaatgaaaaagagcaaaaagagattgagagtgaaaaggaatgtaaaacagaaaagaaatttgaaaaagaagttgaagaaagaagagaaaatgagttagaaaaagaaacaaaagaaaaagacgaggaaaggctagtgaggaatgtttccactaaccaagatatgaatttttcttgtgttgctacttttcaggttcctgaaagatcgaaagataactttcaacttcaatacctctcaaatgaaagacgctttcatacgatcaacttaggcaaagatgaaatcacactacatgatcccgaaggtaagcgaggtaaggaaattttagaaaccgagtccattgcagatttgaaaattattgataaaacttttggtgacttagttcttaaaagatcccctcattttgatccgattaattgttactcttcgattgtggatgataaagtcattacgaaaagaagcgtgatttgttattctcttgatttaccttgtgtaaaatcctcgaatttgtccaaatctgttttggagaataaggtaacgaaattttccaaatttgttttcaatttatattcgtgccttaaacagtttatgtggttgtacatgaagtttgagttccatttgacaaaggttaactcaacaacggagattcaactacactatgcccccgatgagcgaaggtttgttttaaatgaaaaaggtaaaaatcgacccttattcttctgcttatcgaggtaagatgcttgaaacctttgaaacacttttgtactcctcggatagtgataaagatcgtgttgatgaacacttagatcgaaacgtgcttgactgtcctattttatttattgatgatctatctgttttgatggttgataaaaagattcttgtttttgataatgcatgtgtgagtgaatctatagaccgtcgatttatgcatggtatgattatgcaactctgtgaaccatgtgaatcttttcaaatacctacttgtgacgattatgtttaccatttgatttattactcgcaatttattcatggtttgtgggaacaatgtgagacgactaaatgccttaaaacatgtccatctttgtttcaaatatttgacgaggcagtggtgagtaaattagattgtttgcatggtaatctgaatctgtccattcacatgcgttatacctgttctgttatgcttatgattggactacaagcttgtttccgttgctatttactatctcatggctattcttttcagtggactcaattgccattagtcccgttcgatagaggaaagtcgagttcatttgatttttcagattcgaggacgaatctttttgaggaaggggggaatgatacgagtcacaaaagcccaaattcttgagggcaaggcccaataagaagattccaagcccaatcaagaaatccacccatacttagttgaaaatcaggccaaattgtcaaagtggcccaagttgtaaagttttatttttatttatttatttattttacttagtttaaatgtttatccaagagtcccaaataaaagacccttggccgaatttccatattaaaataattaggagttttttttttagttttagttttagtgttctaattaaattaggaaaacatttgaaaggcctatttatatggcttggccaaccaccctacattacattacaattacattgaaaatttcagatttgatttgagtgaaaattctctttgagttcttcaaggattttctcttgagttttctttagaagttgttttaacaatctttttgattgtcggagccatcttcaaccttcttcttgccattgatattccttggaggggagattagagccgtttgaagggagttgtgagatctttcgagatttcaaggcttcttaggacttatcttttaatttcttactgtcaattctttctttatttctacttgtgttgaatcattatctaatctattttctgttcttattgtgttttcagcctttttctatcttaaggaatcagcccaaaaatccctaatttctagggtttttccatgctatttttgggtgaaattagattgtcgaaatttggggaaaactatcttggtgttcaattgggcagaatcacaatctccttgagggtttcaagaaccctaacacttatttctattctcaatttgattctttgctgatttggggattttatttcagatctgaaaattaaaaaatctaatcttttaattttctgtttcgtttcagatctaattgtttagggttttcgtaggagtttcccgtgacttggcaactcgatcttggtccgcgcgcaaccccgtatcagtaAGGCTCCTCAAAGAGTTCGTGTATTTCTACGGTTGTTGTGGCAAAATAAGATTCTGATTAATGGGGAGCAGGCTCGACGACATATGACTAATGAAGACCATTGTGTTTGTTGTGGAAATCCCATTGAGACAAGCTTACATGCCATAAGAGATTGTGAGTTCTCAAAAGTGATTTGGAAGACGATGATTCTTAATTTAGTTAGGAATATGTTCTTTTCAACGAATCTGAATATACGGTTAACCAATAACTTGTTAGCTCAAGAGGAATTGACTATGAAGGAGGAAAATTGGCCAATTTTGCTTGCAAAATTGTGTTGGCTATTATGAAAAAGCCGAAATAATTTCACTTTCAATAATAGCCATGGTAATGTTGATGTTGTTGTAGGTACAAGTTTAGCCTGGGCTGAGAGCTTTGTAAACTCAAAATCTTGTGAACTCTATTGCATTTAGATGGTGTTGGGTGATCATTGGAGACCGCCGGAGAAAGGGTGAGTTAAATTGAATGTAGATAGTGCATTGTTGGAAAGCAATAATACTGTTGCAATTAGAGGAGTATTTAGAGACCATGATGCTAATTGGATGTGCGATTTTGCTATATGGATTGAAAAGGATTTAGTTTTCAAAACTGAGGTAAGAGTTATATTAGAAGGCCTCAATTTAGCATGGGCGTTTGGTTTTAGGCAATTGGAGTTGGAGTGTGATTATACTTTAGTTGTGGAAGCTAGCTTAGTTGGTGGTGCGAGTACTAGTATGTTTTCAGAGTTGCGTTTGATTAGTCAACTTTTATGTCAAAATTGGAAGGTTCAGTTTTGGCACATCCCTAGGGAACTTAACAAAGTAGATGATTGGATGGCTAAATCGGGAAGCGAGAATTATGATGAGATGCAAGTATTTGAAGAGGCCTTAACCCTTATTATGAGAGCTTTTCGAGGTTGATCTTGATTCTATGGTTGTTACTTCTAGTTAACTTGTTGTCTTTGCATTCGCTTTCTAGTTGTTTCttgttaccaaaaaaaaaattaatgggcAAGTGATTGAAATGTTACAACCTAAAAACGTTATTCaccaaaatataacattttatagTTGAGAggtaaaaaaacaaatttaacccaatttaaacaaatttttaacatttcttttgatagaaaatattaaatttttaattgtatgtttcgcatttgaaaaataaaaataataaacgaTCATAGTTTTTTATGgtatattaaaatgtaaaataaaaacatGGGACATTTTAACAATGTTGCTGAcattcaaatatttcatttttaaaagaaCCAAAAAATTGATGGCGTCCATGAGAAAGCCCAAAGAGGGCCCGAATCTTTAACAGATATATAGGCAGCGGCCCAACCATAATAAAACGTGGTACCAGAAGACCCAAATCTAAATATAAAGGCGGTTTTCAAGACCCAAAACTAAAACGGCGAAGGCTAATAGATAAGCAGCGTGAGCAGAGAAAgctagctagggtttctttcctTACAGAATGATTTACGACGTCAATTCTCCACTCTTCCGCTCATTCCTCAGCCAGAAGGGCGGCTCCTCCGACAAAAggttcctctctctctctctctatatatatatgcatCTTTATCCTTTTCCATCCTAATTTATGCGTAAACTTGCTACCGTCTTAGTTTAGTTTCAATGTTATTAACGTAAATGATTATAGTCACTGGGAGTTGATGAAATGTTGACGTATTCTCTTTTCAAGATTTGTGTTTGCTATTTTAATGGGAATGTTGGTCAAAGGGAAATTTTATCAAGTGCTTACTTTGATTCCGGCGGAAACTTGGCCAGAAAAATGTTCACGAAttgtttttttcaattatttagcATGTATTTTTCAACTATTCGATGAAAGCTAATTATTTTTTTGGGAAGATTGTGATTGCGAACAATGAGGATGATGTTTAGAATTAGATTCTTTGTGTTTATGTTGTTTGAACATATATAGAGAGGGCTTTATTTGCACTGGGCTTAGCTTGCTGGTTTATTTTGTGATTGATTCTTATGAAATTAGGAGGATATGGTTGCTAATTGCTTTAGATGTCTCTAGCAGTTATGGTTACTGAAACTGCATCCACTGGACTCTATTCAATAACCTGCAACTTGCGACTTAGGAAGCTTTTATCAATCTCTCTGACACTCAGTGAAGCCTGTTTTATGGCCAGCTCTTTCTAGATACAACATTGAATTGTTTCTTTTATGGTTTATGTTCTCAATTTGGGGAAAGATTTGTTTGTATTTCTAGTTTAGCTTGTTATGCTGTTTAAACAACTTGTTTTCTTTCCCTTGCTTTGTCTTGTGCTACAAATGATGATTATGTGAGGTTTTCCAATGCGTCATTTGCAATCTGCGTCGCTGAAATCTTATTGTAAGAAAAGGTTTTGTTCCGGTGAGATGCTTCTAATCTGTGGGTGTAACTTTTGCTTGGCTTTTCAGGAAA is part of the Gossypium hirsutum isolate 1008001.06 chromosome D11, Gossypium_hirsutum_v2.1, whole genome shotgun sequence genome and encodes:
- the LOC107912552 gene encoding wound-induced basic protein → MIYDVNSPLFRSFLSQKGGSSDKRKMEEQKPKEQRPKASENKPVMTE